The Labilibaculum sp. sequence CGTTTCGTGCTGTATCTAAAAATTGAGGAAGATAATCCTGTAATTTATAGCCTTGCATTTGTTCAAATTCAGCAAGAAATCCTGGAGTCCAGTCTGCATTATATACTTCGTAACTATCGTTAAAAAAGTAATTGGGAACAGGTGCACCGCTTTCGTTAAAGGCTTTCGTAAATTTACTCAGGTATTTCTCTACACTTTCTTTCGAAAAATGATTCAAAACCAAACCTTTGCCACCAGGAGCCGCTCTTTTAACCTGCTGAAAAGTATTTCCCTCGAAAAGAGCAATTAATGTCCATTTACCAACGGGTGCTTTCCAATCAAGTTTTTTATTACTAACCTTTTCCGTTAGGTCTACTATTTCTCCATTTTCGGAAAAAGCCATTAAGTTGGCCAGATTGGCTGTTTCTTGTTGTTTTTTATCGTCAGGAATAATTAGTTGATCTAATTTATGTCCATCGGATAAGTAAAATTCCTTGATTAATAAACAACCGGCAGCATCTTTTAGCCCAACATCAGGTCCGCCAAAAGGCCAACCAGTTCCGGTATTCATATCAATGTTAATTCCCCGTTTTTTAGCTTCCTTTTGGGTATGAGCGTACAATTCCATCCATCTGTTCGATAAGAAGTCGACCTCATTGGAATCGTTTCCCTGAACGCCGTAAATTGGTGTGATCTCCAGTGAACCTAGTCCGGCTTCTGAATATAATTCCAGATTTCGGGACAGGTTTGCTTCATCTACAGCACTGCCCATCCACCACCATCGGGCTCCCGGCTTCGTGTTCACTGATTCTTCGGGCCATTGAGCATCCGGCTGGCAGCGTACAATTAGAAAAGGGATTAAAAATAGTGTTGCTAATCTAGCTATGCTTTTAAGGGATAAGAACATGGTTTGCGATGTCTTTAAGGTTTTGTTTTTTGATTTCTGCCGCTACTATTTCTGCTACTGCTGCAGCTCCTGGAGCCTGCAGGTGTGTATCATCCTGAGAACCATTTGGTCGGATTGAATCAACGCCTGCTTCTATCCACATGTATAATTTTTTTGATGGTTCGTCGCCCATCATGACAATTAAATCCCTTGATTTCAGCCAGGTGTCGATTAAAGGAATGTTTAAAGAATCGGCCAATTGACGGGTAATGGCTGGATATCCTTTTAGCCGATCATCAAGTAAGCCATTGTCTTTAAAAGTTCTCATCACAATTGAAGTGGCCAAAATTGGCCGGGCTTTTTTTGCTTGTGCTTCCTTTACCATAGTAATCAGATTTCTTTTGTAATCAGGGTAGGAGGCATGTCTTTCCGGTTTTGAGGAAGCATCGTTGTGACCAAATTGAATGATCACATAATCATTTGGATGAAGGGAATCAACGACTTCTTTCCATCGTCCTTCTGCCAAATAACTTTTGGTACTTCTGCCTGCTTTTGCCTTGTTAACAACAGTTACATGCTCATCGAAAAAATCGGGCAGCATCTGTGCCCATCCTCTCATGACTGTTTTTGTAGTGTCGTAGCTTTGAGCTGTAGAATCGCCTGATATAAATATACGAACGTCTTTTGGTTCTTGTGAGCAGCAAACCAAAAGGAATGTGCTTATAGTGAGTAATAGTATTGCTTTGATTTTCATGTCTTTACTGATTTTTGATCTTGATTTGAATGTGCTCAGAAAAGCTTCCTGAATTATTTTATTGATCTTAAGGATTAACTAATTTAATATCTACCGGTAAATTACGATTACAGGATATTTGGTTATTTACAAATTTTAATTCTCCCACCTGTATGGATGATCTTCTGGTTTCATACTTGTCATCATTAATGCCTTCAAGTCTTCCCGGATGAGTAAAATAGAAAATGTAAGCTCTGCCATTATTGATTACGACATCAGCATGTCCACCTTTTACCTGATCATCTTCATAACATCCGGGTTTATCCAATATGTTTTCCTTTTGAAGATGCCAGTTTTGCATGTTTTTGGAACTGAAAACAGATAATCCATCCCATGAATCAATAATCATGAAATATTGGTTTTTCCAGAAGAAGACAACCGGGCCTTCACCACGTTTATTTCCAACAGCAAGTCCTTTATCTTCCCAATTGTACAGATCGTTGCTTTCAGCATAGTAAATGGATTTATTATTTTTCTCATTGTTGTAGTACATTCTCCATTTTCCGTTTGGAGATTTTACAACTTCAGCATCAATTACTTTATCGGAAGCTAAATTTAGCTGAGATTCAAATTTCCAGTCAATCAGGTTACTACTGGTTAAATGAATGATGTGACGGGGATGATTCCAATCGCTGAAAATTCCCGGTACAACAGTCAGGTACATGTGATAGATTCCGTCATGTACTGCTACATCAGGAGCCCAAAAGGTAGTGCTGTCGCCGCCATAATTTATGTTTGCATCAGCCCGGTATTTCCAGTTTAGTCCTCCATCTTCTGATTCGGCTATACCAATAGGTGTTCCGTGCACCCAATCAACTCCATTTGTGTTTTCCAGATTGGCTCTACGGTTGGTATAGAGCATGAACCATTTTTGTTCTTTTTTATTCCATACAA is a genomic window containing:
- a CDS encoding rhamnogalacturonan acetylesterase, encoding MKIKAILLLTISTFLLVCCSQEPKDVRIFISGDSTAQSYDTTKTVMRGWAQMLPDFFDEHVTVVNKAKAGRSTKSYLAEGRWKEVVDSLHPNDYVIIQFGHNDASSKPERHASYPDYKRNLITMVKEAQAKKARPILATSIVMRTFKDNGLLDDRLKGYPAITRQLADSLNIPLIDTWLKSRDLIVMMGDEPSKKLYMWIEAGVDSIRPNGSQDDTHLQAPGAAAVAEIVAAEIKKQNLKDIANHVLIP